GAAGATTGATGTCCATTAATATTATTTTCGCAAAGGAAACTTTCACCCTTTCGCCTCCGCTTAGGACATTCACTTTTTTATAAACATCATCTCTTTTAAACAGCAGTCTTGCAAGAAGTGTCCTTGCAAAGTTCTCAGGATAAATGCTGCTTTCCATTACATTTTCTATAATGCTTGAATGCTCATTTAAGATACTCATATCCTGGCTGAAATATCCTATTTTTGCTCCCTGAGCAATTTTAATAGGGTCTTCCCTGTCCATAATCATCTTAATTAAGGTAGTTTTGCCGCAGCCATTAGAACCTATTAAAGCTACTTTTTCATTATTATAAATACTAAACTCTGCATTCTGAAATATTATTTTATCTCCAAATGCCTTATGGATATTTTTTCCATTAATTATAATTTTATTGTGCAGTTTATTGTTATCCGATAAATCCAATTTGATGCTTTCTTGTTCTTTAGGCTTTTCCTTAACTTCTAAATGCTCTATTCTTTTTTCAACATTTTTGATTGCTCTTTCTAAGTTGGCTTTTGCTTTTTGGTTTCCCATCTTATGAAGTCTCGCCTCAGAATTACCCATTCTTTTCGGAGTTTTCCTGATACTTCTAACCTTTTGCTTGGTTTCAATGATTACTTCCTGAAGTCTCTTTTTTTCTTTAACATACTCCTCATATTCAAATTGAGCTCTTTCCACTTCCTGCTTCTTTTGAGCAACATAATCGCTAAAGTTTCCATTATACATTTTAATCTTACCGTGTTCTATCTCCAGGATTTTATTGCAGAGTTTGTCTAAAAAGTCTCTGTCATGGGAAATAAGAAGAAGAGCACCTTTATATTCTTCAAATCTTTTTTCCATCAGCTCAATGCCTTCCATATCCACATTGCTGGTAGGCTCGTCTGCGAATACTAAAACACTTTGAGTTTCCAAAGCCAAAGCAAGTTTAAACCTTGTTTTTTC
The genomic region above belongs to Defluviitalea saccharophila and contains:
- the abc-f gene encoding ribosomal protection-like ABC-F family protein, which codes for MLLLEAKNIKKYFGDRLILDVEGLNIYSEDRIGIVGVNGAGKTTLINILCKKLEPDEGWVKLYGNYSYISQLDDPDYKHISDEMASKFGVPTSWNAYMSGGEKTRFKLALALETQSVLVFADEPTSNVDMEGIELMEKRFEEYKGALLLISHDRDFLDKLCNKILEIEHGKIKMYNGNFSDYVAQKKQEVERAQFEYEEYVKEKKRLQEVIIETKQKVRSIRKTPKRMGNSEARLHKMGNQKAKANLERAIKNVEKRIEHLEVKEKPKEQESIKLDLSDNNKLHNKIIINGKNIHKAFGDKIIFQNAEFSIYNNEKVALIGSNGCGKTTLIKMIMDREDPIKIAQGAKIGYFSQDMSILNEHSSIIENVMESSIYPENFARTLLARLLFKRDDVYKKVNVLSGGERVKVSFAKIILMDINLLILDEPTNYMDIHSLEVVENALKEYDRTILFVSHDRRFVGSVANCIMTIEDHKINMFKGTYKEYLSRKKLKRENNEKEVAQKQILILQNRLTEIIGRLSMPSKKDNVEALDKEYYEILSRLKELKKLL